The proteins below are encoded in one region of Salvelinus namaycush isolate Seneca chromosome 39, SaNama_1.0, whole genome shotgun sequence:
- the LOC120032524 gene encoding coiled-coil domain-containing protein 130 homolog: protein MGERKGQNHYYPPDFDPQKHGSLNGYHGTHALRERARKLSQGILIIRFEMPYNIWCDGCKNHIGMGVRYNAEKKKVGTYYTTPIYRFRMKCHLCVNYIEMQTDPATCDYVIVCGAQRKEERWDMADNEQILTTERSEKEKLETDPMYKLDHGGKDKEKLRKALPSLSELQDHQAGWKDDFILNSKLRRKFRTEKKVMAEEEEKDNAVRKRTNLSIPLLPEKEEDKKLAALLTYTAPDSYDDRQNYKRKEISSRSWFSSPTLPPGSAAGSLLQKLGLQGKGAAVAKALGPQASSPNPHSLIRRRTEGSGNKPEACATVTRRKSDPGTNDLGNSLSPEGKELHVAQTQRTGGTDLGVAQPEQRLEMVETHMRSLEMQILNTTTEEEDRGRSKGEDCGTVLEDHDSSRSGVLRTSLVADYSDSSDSDPGVSGEVSPRC from the exons ATG GGTGAGAGGAAAGGACAAAACCATTACTACCCTCCGGACTTCGACCCACAGAAG CATGGCTCCCTCAATGGTTACCATGGAACCCATGCTCTACGAGAGAGGGCCAGGAAACTGTCCCAGGGTATCCTCATCATCCG GTTTGAGATGCCCTATAATATCTGGTGTGATGGCTGCAAGAATCACATCGGCATGG GTGTACGTTATAACGCTGAGAAGAAGAAAGTGGGGACCTACTACACCACGCCAATCTACAG GTTCCGGATGAAGTGTCACCTGTGTGTGAACTACATTGAGATGCAGACGGACCCAGCCACCTGTGATTACGTCATCGTGTGCGGTGCGCAgcggaaggaggagagatgggaCATGGCTGACAATGAACAGATCCTCACTACAG AGCGTAGTGAGAAGGAGAAGTTAGAGACGGACCCCATGTATAAGCTGGACCACGGTGGTAAGGACAAGGAGAAACTGAGGAAggctcttccctctctgtctgagCTACAGGATCACCAGGCTGGATGGAAGGACGACTTCATACTCAACAGCAAGCTCCGCAGGAAGTTCAGG ACTGAGAAGAAAGTGAtggcggaggaggaggagaaagacaaCGCCGTGAGAAAGAGGACAAATCTGTCCATCCCTCTGCTGCCTGAGAAAGAGGAGGACAAGAAACTAGCAGCACTGCTCACCTACACAGCTCCTGACT CCTACGATGACAGGCAGAACTACAAGCGGAAGGAGATCTCTAGCCGCTCCTGGTTCAGTTCCCCCACTCTGCCACCAGGAAGCGCTGCAGGCAGCCTACTTCAGAAGCTGGGCCTACAGGGGAAAGGTGCTGCTGTGGCCAAAGCCCTGGGTCCCCAAGCCTCCTCCCCTAACCCACACAGTCTCATAAGGAG GAGGACCGAGGGCTCTGGGAACAAACCAGAGGCCTGCGCTACAGTCACACGCAGGAAATCAGACCCAGGAACCAATGATCTAGGAAACAGTCTCTCGCCGGAGGGGAAGGAGTTACACGTTGCACAAACACAAAGGACTGGGGGGACAGATTTGGGAGTTGCACAGCCTGAGCAGAGACTGGAAATGGTTGAAACTCACATGAGATCTCTGGAGATGCAGATTCTTAACACCACCAcagaagaagaggacagaggacGATCGAAAGGAGAGGATTGTGGGACAGTGCTGGAGGACCATGACAGTAGTCGCTCTGGGGTGTTGAGGACGTCACTGGTTGCAGACTACAGCGACTCCTCCGACTCTGACCCCGGGGTGTCGGGGGAAGTttcccctagatgctga
- the LOC120032467 gene encoding persephin-like encodes MRSLLKLVVLLFCVQRGEGHWLRSLLEQRGQASSPPSEEERRGGGGESNKGNDNNKNTGGSGFGVEDQRGSVPSPAPIIPIRSRRSSTQCRLRSVLLQVRELGLGYDADETVLFKYCSGDCPRVRSNHDLTLTNLLLRGALPEQNGELWQNGPCCRPTHHEDLAFLDNAHRWHKVEKLSAAGCTCVG; translated from the exons ATGAGGTCTCTACTGAAGCTGGTTGTTCTGCTGTTCTGTgtccagagaggagagggacactGGCTGCGCTCACTACTCG AGCAGCGAGGGCAAGCATCATCCCCCCcatcagaggaggagaggagaggtggaggaggagaatcCAACAAAGGGAACGACAACAATAAGAACACAGGAGGTTCCGGATTCGGAGTAGAAGACCAAAGGGGTTCCGTCCCATCCCCAGCCCCAATCATCCCAATCCGGTCCCGCCGCTCTTCAACCCAATGTCGTCTCCGCTCCGTCCTCCTCCAGGTACGAGAGCTGGGTCTGGGCTACGACGCGGACGAGACCGTCCTCTTCAAGTACTGCAGCGGAGACTGTCCCCGTGTCCGCTCCAACCATGATCTGACCCTGACCAACCTGCTCCTGAGGGGGGCCCTGCCCGAGCAGAATGGAGAGCTGTGGCAGAATGGACCATGCTGCAGGCCCACCCACCACGAAGATCTAGCCTTTTTGGATAACGCCCATCGCTGGCACAAGGTGGAGAAGCTGTCGGCTGCAGGGTGTACATGTGTGGGTTAA
- the LOC120032525 gene encoding WD repeat domain-containing protein 83, translating to MSFPQPKPEVPQLPQNLLRTIDCQQGAVRAVRFNADGNYLLSCGSDKSLKLWSVSRGTLLKTYSGHGYEVLDADGSYDNSQLCSCSSDKTVILWDVATGQVTRKLRGHAGKVNCVQFNEEATVILSGSIDGTVRCWDTRSRKFDPIQILDEAQDGVSSLKVSEHELLTGSVDGRVRRYDLRMGQLHVDFINSPITCVCFSADAQCTLTSSLDSTVRLLDKSTGEMLGEYTGHKMKGYKLDCCLSSKDTHVLSCSEDGHVYCWDLVEGSLTLKLPVGKAVVQSLSFHPSETRLLTAMEGRVQVWGAEPEETEEDVVVVQQEKV from the exons ATGTCGTTTCCCCAGCCCAAACCTGAGGTCCCTCAGctcccccaaaaccttctcaggACCATAGACTGCCAACAAGGGGCTGTAAGAGCTGTGCGATTCAATG ctGATGGTAACTACCTGCTGTCTTGCGGCAGTGACAAGTCTCTGAAGTTGTGGAGTGTAAGTCGAGGGACACTACTGAAGACGTACAGTGGCCATGGATACGAAGTGCTAGATGCTGATGG TtcctatgacaacagccagctgtGTTCCTGCAGCTCGGACAAGACGGTGATCCTCTGGGACGTCGCCACGGGACAGGTCACCCGGAAACTCAGGGGTCACGCTGGG AAAGTCAACTGTGTCCAGTTCAATGAAGAAGCTACGGTCATTTTATCTG GCTCCATAGATGGTACAGTGCGTTGCTGGGACACCAGGTCCAGAAAATTTGACCCCATCCAGATTCTGGACGAGGCTCAAGATGGTGTCAGCAGTCTGAAGGTGTCTGAACACGAGCTGCTCACTGG GTCAGTGGATGGGAGAGTGAGACGGTATGACCTGCGGATGGGCCAGCTGCATGTGGACTTCAtcaaca GCCCCAtcacgtgtgtgtgtttcagtgcgGACGCCCAGTGCACTCTGACCTCCAGCCTGGACTCCACCGTGCGTCTACTGGACAAGAGCACAGGGGAGATGCTGGGAGAGTACACAGGACACAAGATGAAGGGCTACAAGCTGGACTGCTGTCTGTCCAGTAAGGATACTCACGTCCTGAGCTGCTCTGAGGACGGACATGTGTACTGCTGGGACCTGGTAGAG gGTTCTCTGACGCTGAAGCTGCCAGTCGGGAAGGCTGTCGTCCAATCGCTGTCTTTCCATCCCTCGGAGACCCGCCTCCTCACAGCCATGGAGGGGCGTGTCCAGGTGTGGGGGGCGGAGCCAGAGGAAACTGAGGAGGACGTGGTGGTTGTTCAACAGGAAAAAGTATAG
- the LOC120032528 gene encoding protein Asterix: MSANNMSGPQRVNKIIRYKPPSTEANPTLEDPTPDYMNLLGMIFSMCGLMLKLKWCAWIAVYCSFISFANSRSSEDTKQMMSSFMLSISAVVMSYLQNPQPMSPPW; encoded by the exons ATGTCCGCAAACAACATGTCAGGCCCACAAAGGGTAAACAAAATTATCCG ATACAAGCCCCCCAGCACGGAAGCAAACCCCACCCTGGAAGACCCGACTCCAGACTACATGAACCTACTCGGCATGATCTTCAGCATGTGTGGCCTGATGCTGAAG TTAAAGTGGTGTGCGTGGATAGCAGTGTACTGCTCCTTCATCAGCTTCGCTAACTCACGCAGCTCAGAAGACACTAAACAGATGATGAGCAGCTTCAT GCTGTCCATCTCAGCCGTGGTGATGTCATACCTCCAGAACCCCCAGCCCATGTCGCCACCGTGGTAA